In Oncorhynchus clarkii lewisi isolate Uvic-CL-2024 chromosome 24, UVic_Ocla_1.0, whole genome shotgun sequence, one DNA window encodes the following:
- the LOC139382675 gene encoding S-antigen protein-like, protein MITRTVSKNPRTSRGDQVNDLQRAGTKASQGGTNQASQGGTNQASQGGTNQASQGGTNQASQGGTNHASQGGTNQESQGGTNQASQGGTNQASQGGTNHASQGGTNQASQGGTNQASQGGTNQASQGGTNQALQGGTNQASQGGTNQASQGGTNQASQGGTNQASQGGTNQALQGGTNQASQGGTN, encoded by the exons atgatcacaagaacggtgagcaaaaatcccagaacctcACGGGGGGAccaagtgaatgacctgcagagagctgggaccaaa gcATCACAGGGAGGAACCAACCAGGCGTCACAGGGAGGAACCAACCAGGCGTCACAGGGTGGAACCAACCAGGCGTCACAGGGAGGAACCAACCAGGCGTCACAGGGAGGAACCAACCATGCGTCACAGGGAGGAACCAACCAGGAGTCACAGGGAGGAACCAACCAGGCGTCACAGGGAGGAACCAACCAGGCGTCACAGGGTGGAACCAACCATGCGTCACAGGGAGGAACCAACCAGGCGTCACAGGGAGGAACCAACCAGGCGTCACAGGGAGGAACCAACCAGGCGTCACAGGGAGGAACCAACCAGGCGTTACAGGGTGGAACCAACCAGGCGTCACAGGGAGGAACCAACCAGGCGTCACAGGGAGGAACCAACCAGGCGTCACAGGGTGGAACCAACCAGGCGTCACAGGGAGGAACCAACCAGGCGTTACAGGGAGGAACCAACCAGGCGTCACAGGGAGGAACCAATTAA